Proteins encoded within one genomic window of Humulus lupulus chromosome 1, drHumLupu1.1, whole genome shotgun sequence:
- the LOC133832953 gene encoding dolichol-phosphate mannose synthase subunit 3-like yields MKHIVKIIAFLVAISAYWIGLLQISILPRSYTWLLPIYLILSLGCYGLLMVGVGLMRFPTCPQEAVLLQQDIVEAKEFLKQRNVDVGGDFMNSLSSTM; encoded by the exons ATGAAGCATATTGTAAAGATAATTGCATTTCTGGTGGCCATTTCTGCTTATTGGATCGGTCTCCTTCAGATATCTATTCTTCCTCGGAGTTACACTTGGTTG CTACCTATCTATTTGATTCTCTCTCTAGGATGCTATGGTCTTCTAATGGTTGGAGTTGGTCTCATGCGATTTCCCACTTGTCCTCAAGAAGCAGTACTGTTGCAACAA GACATAGTTGAGGCCAAGGAGTTTCTGAAGCAAAGAAATGTTGATGTGGGTGGTGACTTCATGAACTCATTATCTTCAACTATGTAG